A window of the Planctomycetota bacterium genome harbors these coding sequences:
- a CDS encoding Ig-like domain-containing protein, producing MLTVLYMDENGRAVCACGVCAGTFCGKADAMETRLSATIEQLPSAVELAREFGANPTIHDPANIVIQDTSSEVGRDGRSLAALDPEFPGSEFEIDLNFNTSLTTSQRQAFEDAAEVWESIILGDTRNVFFSDGSMIDDLVIDVFISNIDGQGGVLGQAGPSGFRPGSFGDDAFVSFAGFMQFDSADVAGLEAIGEFDEVVIHEMGHVLGVGTSPFWDSLTVGEGGSNPRFTGENAVAEFNKLTRDNRTSVPVENTGGGGSRDSHWRDSFFGAELMSSFFSGSAGPLSRFTAGLMIDLGYNDVNLDAAEIYQIPGASTNTSATFNRVPNISSLTATGSESGVTLTANNVSDSDGVARVEFFRESNGIPGLQSETSNPDTAVGIDTNASGGYSVTLAANTVPDGTSTYYGRSIDSFGASSRIRTTTNDFVADSVAPAPVNSVFEIDAPQEQAAILFDEAILPGAGDASLLNLDTNTTTTPTVLSIAGQTVRLDLSTDLLDNGNYVLTLPEGFTTDAAGNDSEAASLSFYVLRGDIDRDRDVDLFDAIDLQRNFGMSSGAVYTDGDLDYDGDVDLFDALILQRAFGDSLPAGSLSTGALFADNSTANPGLSSGGSRSLFSGSPISNADDMFGDGDGEILRERTTRPLAAR from the coding sequence TTGCTCACGGTCCTTTACATGGACGAAAACGGCAGGGCCGTCTGCGCCTGTGGCGTTTGTGCGGGTACCTTCTGTGGCAAGGCCGATGCGATGGAGACGCGACTGTCCGCAACCATCGAGCAACTGCCGTCGGCCGTGGAGTTGGCCCGTGAGTTCGGCGCCAACCCCACCATCCACGACCCGGCCAACATCGTCATTCAAGACACTTCGTCCGAGGTCGGACGCGATGGCCGCAGCCTTGCGGCACTCGATCCCGAGTTCCCCGGTTCCGAATTCGAGATCGACCTGAACTTCAACACGTCCCTGACCACGTCGCAACGCCAGGCCTTCGAAGACGCGGCGGAAGTCTGGGAGTCGATCATCCTCGGCGACACCCGCAACGTGTTCTTCAGTGACGGCAGCATGATTGACGATCTTGTGATCGACGTCTTCATTAGCAACATCGATGGTCAGGGTGGGGTTCTAGGCCAGGCCGGGCCGTCGGGCTTCCGCCCCGGATCGTTCGGCGATGATGCGTTCGTGTCCTTCGCCGGCTTCATGCAGTTCGACTCGGCCGACGTGGCCGGGCTCGAAGCCATCGGCGAGTTCGATGAAGTTGTGATCCATGAAATGGGTCATGTGTTGGGGGTTGGAACCTCGCCGTTCTGGGACAGCCTCACTGTCGGCGAGGGTGGGTCCAACCCCCGGTTTACCGGCGAGAACGCCGTTGCCGAGTTCAACAAGCTGACGCGCGACAACCGCACCAGCGTTCCGGTCGAAAACACCGGTGGTGGTGGCTCTCGCGATTCCCACTGGCGTGACTCGTTCTTCGGAGCTGAGTTGATGTCCAGCTTCTTCTCGGGCAGCGCCGGCCCACTCAGCCGATTCACCGCGGGTCTGATGATCGACCTGGGATACAACGACGTGAACCTCGACGCCGCCGAGATTTACCAAATTCCCGGGGCCAGCACGAACACGAGCGCGACGTTCAACCGCGTTCCAAACATCAGTTCGCTGACGGCTACGGGCAGTGAGTCCGGCGTCACGCTCACCGCCAACAACGTCTCCGACAGCGACGGCGTCGCACGTGTCGAGTTCTTCCGGGAATCGAACGGCATTCCCGGCCTGCAAAGCGAAACGTCCAACCCCGACACCGCCGTCGGCATCGACACCAACGCATCGGGCGGCTACAGCGTCACCCTCGCGGCCAACACCGTTCCCGACGGCACGAGCACCTACTACGGCCGGTCCATCGACAGCTTCGGTGCGTCGAGCCGGATACGCACGACCACCAATGACTTCGTGGCCGACTCGGTCGCGCCGGCACCGGTCAATTCGGTCTTCGAAATCGACGCACCGCAGGAGCAGGCCGCCATCCTCTTTGATGAAGCGATCCTGCCCGGTGCGGGCGATGCGTCGCTGTTGAACCTCGACACCAACACCACGACGACACCGACCGTGCTGTCGATCGCTGGCCAAACCGTCCGGCTCGATCTCAGCACCGACCTGCTCGATAACGGCAACTACGTCCTGACCTTGCCCGAAGGCTTCACCACCGACGCTGCCGGGAACGACTCCGAAGCGGCATCGCTCTCGTTCTACGTCCTGCGCGGCGACATCGACCGTGACCGCGACGTCGACCTGTTCGATGCGATCGATCTGCAACGTAACTTCGGCATGTCGTCCGGTGCCGTCTACACCGATGGCGACCTCGACTACGACGGCGACGTCGACCTCTTCGACGCGCTGATCCTCCAACGCGCCTTCGGCGACAGCCTGCCCGCCGGCTCGTTGTCGACCGGTGCCCTGTTTGCCGACAACAGCACCGCAAACCCCGGCCTTTCCAGCGGGGGCAGCCGATCACTGTTCAGCGGCAGCCCGATCAGCAACGCCGACGACATGTTCGGCGATGGCGATGGAGAAATTCTCCGCGAACGCACCACACGGCCCCTGGCCGCGCGGTAA
- the murA gene encoding UDP-N-acetylglucosamine 1-carboxyvinyltransferase — MDAFMIRGGTPLNGTVPISGSKNSALPLLAATLMADGPTRLDGVPRLSDIDSMIKLLGELGCHVQRGEAVDGLDGPLTVEVRDAESCEARYDIVKTMRASVCVIGPMLARRGRITFSIPGGCAIGDRPIDLHLRGLEKLGARFTHDGGNIVGHVDGRLRGTTVYLGGASGPTVLGTINVMSAATLAEGSTTIVGAACEPEVSDCANLLNKMGAKITGMGGPIIRIEGVDELQAVEHRVIPDRIEAGTFLIAGAITGGDLKLTNANAGHLHALIDRLADCGVSVSHDDTSMTVHGNDATITHTEFATQPYPGFPTDLQAQLMALLCFGDGMSVITERIFPDRFTHVAELNRMGARIRKEGPSAFVAGTEKLQPARVMCSDLRASAALVLAALGIHGETRVDRIYHIDRGYEAIEAKLQNVGADIERVVVDQ, encoded by the coding sequence ATGGACGCTTTCATGATTCGCGGCGGCACGCCGCTCAACGGGACGGTGCCGATTTCCGGCAGCAAGAACAGCGCCCTGCCGCTACTCGCCGCGACCCTGATGGCCGACGGGCCGACCCGCCTCGACGGCGTGCCCCGGCTCTCGGACATCGACTCGATGATCAAGCTCCTGGGCGAGTTGGGCTGCCATGTCCAACGCGGCGAGGCGGTCGACGGGCTCGACGGGCCGCTCACCGTGGAAGTCCGCGACGCCGAGTCGTGCGAGGCCCGGTACGACATCGTCAAAACCATGCGGGCCAGCGTCTGCGTGATCGGCCCGATGCTCGCGCGGCGGGGACGGATCACTTTCAGCATCCCCGGCGGCTGCGCGATCGGCGACCGACCGATCGACCTGCACCTGCGCGGCTTGGAAAAACTCGGCGCCAGGTTCACCCACGATGGCGGCAACATCGTCGGGCACGTCGATGGCCGACTGCGCGGCACGACGGTCTACCTCGGCGGCGCGTCGGGACCGACCGTGCTCGGAACGATCAACGTCATGTCCGCCGCGACACTCGCCGAAGGCAGCACCACCATCGTTGGCGCGGCGTGTGAACCGGAGGTCTCGGACTGTGCGAATCTGCTCAACAAGATGGGCGCGAAGATCACCGGCATGGGCGGGCCGATCATCCGCATCGAGGGCGTCGACGAGCTTCAGGCGGTCGAGCACCGCGTCATCCCCGACCGCATCGAGGCGGGGACCTTTCTGATAGCCGGGGCGATCACCGGCGGCGACCTGAAACTCACCAACGCCAACGCCGGGCACCTCCACGCGCTCATCGACCGCCTCGCCGACTGCGGCGTAAGCGTCTCCCACGACGACACGTCCATGACCGTCCATGGCAACGACGCGACCATCACCCACACCGAGTTCGCCACCCAGCCCTACCCCGGCTTCCCCACCGACCTCCAGGCGCAGCTCATGGCGTTGCTCTGCTTCGGCGACGGCATGTCGGTCATCACCGAACGCATCTTCCCGGATCGCTTCACGCATGTCGCCGAGCTCAACCGCATGGGGGCCCGCATCCGCAAGGAAGGCCCCAGCGCGTTCGTTGCCGGCACGGAGAAGCTCCAGCCGGCCCGCGTGATGTGCAGTGACCTGCGCGCCAGTGCCGCACTCGTCTTGGCAGCCTTGGGCATCCACGGCGAGACCCGCGTCGACCGCATCTACCACATCGACCGCGGCTACGAGGCTATCGAAGCCAAGCTCCAAAATGTCGGTGCCGACATCGAACGCGTCGTCGTGGATCAGTGA
- a CDS encoding sialate O-acetylesterase, producing the protein MNPALHAAALLATTITSTALAELRLPSVFSDHMVLQRDQHVPVWGKGDPGETVTVTLGDRERQTVVDDDGTFVVHFAPLDAGGPFELVVRSGTESIAFADVLVGEVWVTSGQSNMEWTVTMIDPADTKALLESAGDPQLRLFLHPKTIATEPQFDNGGQWATDNPENVKPFSAVAYYFGRQLREELDVPVGIIATSWGGTPAEAWTPKDVLASDPITAPLVERDTPDDEDTPAYIQAINDRYAKYKEAGELIDFHPEPANTGFDKGYANVDFDDSAWESRDVTSTWEAQEPERQFDGVVWFRTDVDLPDELHGEPLTLMLGAIDDMDTTYVNGVMVEQTNTDTSPTPWSDRRSYDIPAELTEAGTLTIAVRVFDWFGNGGFIPGVERRLVGPGGEVEKLPETWKSHVEHELDTALARGPSGLPFYVPGKWIERKPGRLFNGMIAPIVPFGVRGVIWYQGESNAGRAEQYETLFPMMIQSWRDAWREPEMPFGFVQLASFKPYVDEPSDTDWSHLREAQRMTLDKLDHTGMAVAIDIGEADDIHPRNKADVGDRLARWALHDVYGETDVVRGGPTFEQARTLGNRVLVRFGDVADGLQTRGGERLGGFTVAGADGVFHEATAVISDDRRSVLVGSDAVPGPVAVRYAWKDNPEDANLINSVGLPAGPFRTDNLPGPTDGRR; encoded by the coding sequence ATGAACCCCGCCCTCCACGCCGCCGCGCTGCTAGCCACGACGATCACCTCCACCGCACTCGCCGAGCTCCGATTGCCGTCGGTGTTCAGCGATCACATGGTGCTTCAGCGTGATCAACACGTGCCGGTCTGGGGCAAGGGCGACCCCGGCGAGACGGTGACCGTGACGCTCGGCGATCGGGAACGCCAGACGGTCGTCGACGACGACGGCACTTTCGTGGTTCACTTCGCCCCGCTCGATGCGGGCGGCCCGTTCGAGCTTGTCGTGCGGAGCGGCACCGAGTCGATCGCGTTTGCCGATGTGCTCGTAGGTGAGGTCTGGGTCACGTCGGGGCAGAGCAACATGGAATGGACGGTCACGATGATCGACCCGGCCGATACGAAAGCCTTGCTCGAGTCGGCCGGGGATCCGCAGCTCCGGTTGTTCCTGCATCCCAAGACGATCGCGACCGAACCGCAGTTCGACAACGGCGGCCAGTGGGCGACCGACAACCCCGAGAACGTCAAGCCGTTTAGTGCGGTGGCGTATTACTTCGGCCGGCAACTTCGCGAAGAGCTCGACGTCCCCGTCGGCATCATCGCGACGAGCTGGGGCGGGACACCGGCCGAGGCGTGGACGCCCAAGGACGTGCTCGCCTCCGACCCGATCACCGCCCCGCTGGTCGAACGTGACACCCCCGACGACGAGGACACCCCGGCCTACATCCAGGCGATCAACGACCGCTACGCCAAGTACAAGGAAGCCGGCGAGCTCATCGACTTCCACCCAGAGCCGGCCAACACCGGCTTCGACAAGGGTTACGCGAATGTCGACTTCGACGACAGCGCGTGGGAGTCACGGGATGTCACGAGTACCTGGGAAGCGCAGGAGCCCGAACGTCAGTTCGACGGCGTCGTCTGGTTCCGCACCGACGTAGACCTGCCCGACGAGCTGCACGGCGAGCCGCTCACGCTCATGCTGGGCGCGATCGACGACATGGACACGACCTACGTCAACGGCGTCATGGTCGAACAAACCAACACCGACACGAGCCCCACCCCATGGTCGGACCGTCGCAGCTACGACATCCCCGCCGAACTGACCGAAGCCGGCACGCTCACCATCGCGGTCCGAGTGTTCGACTGGTTCGGCAACGGCGGGTTTATCCCCGGTGTCGAGCGGCGTTTGGTCGGCCCCGGCGGCGAAGTCGAGAAACTGCCCGAGACCTGGAAGAGCCACGTCGAGCACGAGTTGGACACCGCCCTGGCCCGCGGCCCGAGCGGTCTGCCGTTCTACGTGCCGGGCAAGTGGATCGAGCGCAAGCCCGGCCGGTTGTTCAACGGGATGATCGCTCCGATCGTGCCGTTCGGCGTGCGTGGTGTGATCTGGTATCAGGGCGAGTCCAATGCCGGTCGGGCCGAGCAATACGAGACGCTCTTCCCGATGATGATCCAGAGTTGGCGTGACGCGTGGCGTGAGCCGGAGATGCCGTTCGGGTTTGTGCAACTGGCGTCGTTCAAGCCGTACGTCGACGAGCCGAGCGATACCGACTGGTCGCACCTGCGCGAAGCCCAACGCATGACGCTCGACAAACTCGACCACACGGGCATGGCGGTGGCCATCGATATCGGCGAAGCCGACGACATTCACCCACGTAACAAGGCGGACGTCGGTGATCGACTCGCACGCTGGGCACTGCATGACGTTTACGGCGAAACCGACGTTGTTCGTGGCGGACCGACGTTCGAACAAGCGCGGACGCTGGGCAATCGTGTGTTGGTTCGGTTCGGCGACGTCGCGGACGGCCTGCAAACCCGTGGCGGCGAACGGCTGGGCGGATTCACCGTCGCCGGCGCGGACGGCGTGTTCCACGAAGCAACCGCGGTGATCAGTGACGATCGCCGCAGCGTGCTGGTCGGCAGCGATGCGGTGCCTGGGCCGGTTGCGGTGCGATACGCCTGGAAGGACAACCCCGAGGACGCGAACCTGATCAACAGCGTCGGCCTGCCCGCGGGACCGTTCCGCACCGACAACCTGCCCGGCCCGACCGATGGTCGTCGCTGA
- a CDS encoding kelch repeat-containing protein translates to MPTDRILESDGPWADGSDGDGDDALTLSSVGDDPFEPFSLRVNFQPESSTTVPPRFRADIGREFARRANGLTYGWSFSNEPGLIDRNSPRSEPLGEQYDTFAFTNGRNWSVQVPNGWYSVTVVAGEPENYSGQYRFAVEGTPFLDGRPVDAYRWVEGQTVVRVDDGKLTIEEFDRPVGSRMAFLFVDRVPAPVEPFTAAPMDFTVEGTAPLDRIEAGIHREGNLVYVAGGYTNDYLSATSRFDVYNVVDQTWTRLADLPGPESHFSFFSDGRFLYKLGGQNGNVGGDRTDNSSDVGWKYDIDRDRWTPWFDLPEARLTAAATFYNGRVHVVAGNDPNGISAADEHWFLDFDNVEAGWQEAAPLPRAADHSGQLLADTPDGTRWFIFGGEHGHGVSYVQHKEVFAYDFDRDVWERKTDMPEAGSHFEGNVFFYAGKVWLLGARGNANTRLTNIWSYDLATDRWTTHGELPQGRFGGASWGLDGRLYFAMGDVFGRSRDDILVAELR, encoded by the coding sequence ATGCCGACCGACCGAATCCTCGAAAGCGACGGCCCGTGGGCCGACGGTTCCGACGGCGACGGTGACGATGCGTTGACGCTCAGCAGCGTCGGCGATGATCCGTTCGAGCCGTTCAGCCTACGTGTCAACTTCCAGCCCGAGTCGAGCACAACCGTGCCGCCGCGGTTCCGGGCGGACATCGGCCGCGAGTTCGCCCGTCGGGCCAACGGACTGACTTACGGCTGGAGCTTCTCCAACGAGCCGGGCCTGATCGATCGCAACTCGCCACGGTCCGAGCCGCTCGGTGAGCAATACGACACGTTTGCCTTCACCAACGGGCGCAACTGGTCAGTGCAGGTGCCCAACGGCTGGTACAGCGTCACCGTCGTGGCCGGCGAGCCTGAGAACTACAGCGGGCAGTACCGGTTTGCCGTCGAGGGGACGCCGTTCCTTGATGGCCGGCCGGTCGATGCATACCGCTGGGTCGAGGGCCAAACGGTCGTGCGGGTGGACGACGGTAAGCTGACGATCGAAGAGTTCGACCGCCCGGTCGGCAGCCGGATGGCGTTCCTGTTTGTCGATCGCGTGCCGGCACCGGTCGAGCCGTTCACCGCCGCGCCGATGGACTTCACGGTCGAAGGCACCGCGCCGTTGGACCGCATCGAGGCGGGCATCCACCGCGAGGGCAACCTTGTCTACGTCGCAGGCGGTTACACCAACGACTACCTCAGCGCGACCAGCCGCTTCGACGTGTACAACGTCGTCGATCAGACGTGGACCCGGCTGGCCGACCTGCCCGGGCCCGAGTCGCACTTCTCGTTCTTCTCCGACGGCCGATTCCTTTACAAGCTCGGCGGCCAGAACGGCAATGTCGGCGGTGACCGCACCGACAACTCCAGCGACGTCGGCTGGAAGTACGACATCGACCGTGACCGATGGACGCCGTGGTTCGATCTGCCCGAGGCACGCCTGACCGCGGCGGCGACGTTCTACAACGGCCGCGTCCATGTGGTCGCCGGCAACGACCCCAACGGCATTTCCGCGGCCGACGAGCACTGGTTCCTCGATTTCGACAACGTCGAGGCCGGCTGGCAGGAGGCCGCACCGCTGCCTCGCGCCGCCGACCATTCCGGCCAACTCCTCGCCGACACGCCGGACGGTACCCGATGGTTCATCTTCGGCGGCGAGCACGGCCACGGCGTCAGCTACGTCCAGCACAAGGAAGTCTTCGCCTACGACTTCGACCGAGACGTTTGGGAGCGTAAGACCGACATGCCCGAAGCCGGCAGCCACTTCGAGGGCAACGTGTTCTTTTATGCCGGCAAGGTCTGGCTTCTGGGCGCGCGTGGCAATGCCAACACCCGCCTGACCAACATCTGGAGCTACGACCTCGCGACCGACCGTTGGACGACGCACGGCGAGTTGCCGCAAGGCCGTTTCGGCGGTGCGAGTTGGGGCCTCGACGGGCGACTCTACTTCGCGATGGGAGACGTGTTCGGCCGGTCGCGAGACGACATCCTCGTCGCCGAGCTGCGGTAA